From the genome of Sulfurovum sp. NBC37-1, one region includes:
- a CDS encoding ATP-dependent helicase — translation MEQISNELNPSQREAVEHIDGAMLILAGAGSGKTKTLTARLAYLVGEVGIDPANTLTLTFTNKAAAEMRERALKLMPTKVSYPPLLCTFHKFGLLFLKFHIEKLGRSNNFVIIDSDDKKRLLRSIAKELKIDLNLSFIASEISKYKNSLLTPEVVIQKAELPDYKKVARIYEQYQANIEENNLVDFDDLLMLTYRILDENEELRRETSNRYKYIMVDEYQDTNELQFRLLEHLCSEHNNLCVVGDDDQSIYGWRGANIRNILEFADHFENTKTVKLETNYRSTEPILKAANALIEHNSTRLGKKLVSHKGEGKEIKLLHSLDESMEAKAIAHEIHELIDSGVDPDEIAVLYRINALSRSLEEGFTKEGLAFKLIGGMRFYERAEIKDIISYFRVLTNPHDDFSLIRIINKPKRGIGKASIEKLQKAAFDSHLSLYEYIEQSSNGKLPNVVSKKVSAALANLLEDIEVLREEMQTSLGNFITLFEERIKLKDHYAAMVDGFDRILNIDEFYGYFRDAVIKNPDLTLEEFLNDISLQSDQDQIEENAITIMSIHAAKGLEFEHLFVIGLEEEFFPLLGEGSNMEEERRLGYVAITRAKSDLTLCYVDSRFYKGRRKMIDKSRFLGEAGLIQDASLKITKQAAFKKGDLVKHKIFGIGRVQAATKSGKEYKLLINFGGNKKEILSSFVQSI, via the coding sequence ATGGAACAGATATCGAACGAACTCAATCCCTCACAGCGTGAAGCGGTAGAACATATAGACGGTGCTATGCTCATACTTGCAGGTGCCGGCAGCGGGAAGACCAAAACACTCACTGCCAGACTTGCCTACCTTGTCGGAGAGGTCGGCATCGATCCTGCAAATACCCTGACATTGACCTTTACCAACAAGGCGGCTGCAGAAATGCGTGAACGTGCTCTCAAACTGATGCCGACAAAGGTCTCCTACCCTCCGCTTTTGTGTACATTCCATAAATTCGGCCTGCTCTTTCTCAAATTCCATATCGAAAAGCTGGGGAGAAGCAATAACTTCGTGATCATCGACAGCGATGACAAAAAAAGGCTGTTACGTTCCATTGCCAAAGAGCTGAAGATCGACCTGAACCTCTCTTTTATTGCCTCTGAGATCTCCAAATACAAGAACTCACTGCTCACCCCTGAGGTGGTCATTCAAAAAGCGGAACTTCCCGATTACAAGAAAGTCGCCAGGATCTACGAACAGTATCAGGCAAACATCGAAGAAAATAACCTGGTCGATTTTGATGATCTCCTGATGCTGACATACAGGATCCTCGATGAGAATGAAGAACTCAGACGTGAGACCAGCAACCGCTACAAGTACATCATGGTGGACGAATACCAGGATACCAATGAGCTGCAGTTCCGCCTGCTTGAACATCTCTGTTCCGAACACAACAACCTCTGTGTGGTAGGAGATGACGACCAGAGTATCTACGGCTGGAGGGGTGCGAACATAAGAAATATTCTTGAATTCGCAGATCATTTTGAAAATACGAAAACAGTCAAACTCGAAACGAACTACCGTTCCACAGAGCCCATTCTGAAAGCGGCCAATGCACTCATCGAACACAATTCTACCAGGCTGGGGAAGAAGCTTGTTTCACATAAAGGAGAAGGCAAAGAGATCAAACTGCTGCACTCACTGGATGAGTCTATGGAAGCTAAAGCCATTGCCCACGAGATACATGAGCTCATCGATTCCGGCGTGGACCCTGACGAGATCGCCGTACTATACCGTATCAATGCACTTTCACGCTCACTTGAAGAGGGCTTTACCAAAGAGGGACTTGCCTTTAAACTCATTGGCGGCATGCGCTTCTATGAACGTGCGGAGATCAAAGACATCATCTCTTATTTCAGGGTATTGACGAACCCCCATGATGACTTCTCTCTTATCCGCATCATCAACAAGCCGAAACGCGGTATAGGAAAAGCTTCCATTGAGAAACTGCAAAAAGCTGCGTTCGATTCCCATCTTTCACTCTATGAATATATCGAACAGAGTAGCAACGGGAAACTTCCGAATGTGGTCAGTAAAAAAGTATCGGCCGCACTGGCAAACCTGCTGGAGGACATAGAGGTACTGCGTGAAGAGATGCAGACCTCCCTGGGCAACTTCATCACTCTCTTTGAAGAACGCATCAAACTCAAAGACCATTATGCCGCTATGGTGGACGGCTTCGACCGCATTCTGAACATCGATGAGTTCTACGGCTACTTCCGTGACGCTGTCATCAAGAACCCAGACCTTACACTCGAAGAGTTCCTCAATGACATCTCCCTGCAGAGCGACCAGGACCAGATAGAAGAGAATGCCATCACCATCATGAGCATCCATGCCGCCAAAGGACTGGAGTTCGAACATCTCTTCGTCATCGGGCTTGAAGAGGAGTTCTTCCCACTGCTCGGTGAAGGCAGCAACATGGAAGAGGAGCGTCGTCTGGGATATGTCGCCATCACCCGGGCCAAGTCCGACCTGACACTATGTTACGTCGACAGCCGATTCTACAAAGGCCGCAGAAAGATGATAGACAAAAGCCGTTTCCTCGGAGAAGCAGGCCTCATCCAGGATGCCTCGCTCAAGATCACCAAACAGGCCGCGTTCAAAAAAGGCGATCTCGTCAAACACAAGATCTTCGGTATCGGACGGGTCCAGGCTGCGACCAAATCGGGCAAAGAGTATAAACTGCTCATCAATTTCGGCGGGAACAAGAAAGAGATATTGAGTTCTTTTGTGCAGTCGATCTGA
- a CDS encoding Crp/Fnr family transcriptional regulator, which translates to MSKYELLPFSGLDEVTVSEISRHTKRIMFKKGETLFTQGELMRYFYIVIRGKIKSYQLNLNNAKEQTIFIFREGDMFDTIVLLDGQEHDVMYEALEESEVLQMPIEFVRELISTNKEFNSKFFPYLARQMRQMEELATDLSLFSTSERLIKLLLQNLDPNNLMKYNLIQGLSHTEIAKLIGTVRHVVERHLKALKADGTIETKNRNIQIVDARKLLDKINLF; encoded by the coding sequence ATGTCAAAGTACGAACTGCTTCCTTTTTCCGGTCTGGATGAGGTGACCGTCAGCGAGATCAGCCGCCATACGAAGCGTATTATGTTCAAGAAGGGTGAAACGCTTTTTACGCAGGGTGAGTTGATGCGTTATTTCTACATTGTGATCCGGGGGAAGATCAAAAGCTACCAGCTCAATCTGAACAATGCCAAAGAGCAGACGATCTTCATTTTCCGAGAAGGTGATATGTTCGATACGATCGTGCTGCTTGACGGTCAGGAACATGATGTAATGTATGAGGCGCTTGAAGAGAGTGAAGTGCTGCAGATGCCCATAGAATTTGTCAGGGAACTCATTTCTACCAACAAGGAGTTCAATAGCAAATTCTTCCCCTATCTGGCGCGGCAGATGCGGCAGATGGAGGAACTGGCAACGGATCTCTCCCTCTTTAGTACATCAGAACGGCTCATCAAATTGTTGCTGCAGAATCTTGACCCCAATAACCTTATGAAGTACAATCTCATACAGGGACTTTCCCATACGGAGATCGCGAAACTCATAGGTACGGTGCGGCATGTGGTCGAACGACATCTCAAAGCGCTGAAGGCAGATGGCACCATAGAGACGAAGAACAGGAACATACAGATTGTCGATGCAAGAAAACTGCTGGATAAAATAAACCTTTTTTAA
- the trmD gene encoding tRNA (guanosine(37)-N1)-methyltransferase TrmD, with protein MHFSFVTLFPNIIEGYFSDSILKRAIDDGKISIDFYNPRDLTTDKHNRVDAPMIGGGAGMLMTPQPLMDTLSKIKEESPEAHIVFLSPVAKPFIQNDAKRLVKKEHIVFVSGRYEGIDERVIERHADELFSIGDFILTGGELASMVLCDAVARNVEGVLGNSVSLEVESFEASLLEAPSFTKPINYENNEVVSEFLKGNHSKITDLKRGLALCKTKFFRPDLYKKKV; from the coding sequence ATGCACTTTTCTTTCGTAACACTTTTCCCCAATATCATTGAGGGGTATTTCTCAGATTCCATTCTCAAACGTGCTATTGATGACGGCAAGATCTCCATTGATTTTTATAATCCCCGCGATCTAACTACAGATAAACATAACCGTGTCGATGCACCGATGATCGGTGGTGGTGCAGGAATGCTGATGACCCCGCAGCCTTTGATGGATACACTTTCAAAGATCAAAGAGGAATCTCCTGAAGCGCATATCGTTTTTCTCTCTCCTGTAGCCAAACCGTTCATACAGAACGATGCAAAACGCCTGGTAAAAAAAGAGCATATTGTTTTTGTCAGCGGTCGTTACGAGGGGATAGACGAGCGTGTCATCGAGAGGCATGCCGATGAACTTTTCTCCATCGGTGATTTCATCCTGACCGGAGGTGAACTGGCAAGCATGGTGCTCTGTGATGCCGTGGCAAGAAATGTGGAAGGAGTACTGGGGAACAGCGTTTCTCTGGAAGTAGAGAGCTTCGAAGCCTCGCTGCTTGAAGCCCCTTCTTTTACAAAACCGATAAATTACGAGAATAATGAAGTTGTTTCAGAGTTCTTAAAGGGTAATCATAGTAAAATCACGGACTTAAAAAGAGGGTTGGCTTTGTGCAAAACAAAGTTCTTTCGACCAGACTTATACAAAAAGAAGGTATAA
- a CDS encoding ferredoxin-thioredoxin reductase catalytic domain-containing protein, with translation MINMMIGFFKDYFKYKEPAKKQQRWMEKYCEQNGYTINPSWMMATNLKSNLCEMEETFGKRYCPCFEPSGDKELDKKMMCPCDYVEDEIKEYGTCHCALFGPADLSKAEWKASSKRLMEEYQVPKNLKNGVLDTRGMPLDHRRGLPVPDMMHQVKAVLNGYKGNTLIVIVEREQEALNLEKIAQYRGYRCSWEQKDGFIEAELILRA, from the coding sequence ATGATCAATATGATGATCGGATTTTTTAAAGACTATTTCAAATACAAAGAACCCGCCAAGAAACAGCAGCGCTGGATGGAAAAGTACTGTGAACAGAACGGCTACACCATCAATCCCAGTTGGATGATGGCTACCAACCTCAAAAGCAACCTATGTGAAATGGAAGAGACATTCGGCAAGCGTTACTGCCCTTGTTTCGAACCGTCTGGAGATAAGGAACTGGACAAGAAGATGATGTGCCCGTGCGACTATGTCGAAGATGAGATCAAAGAGTACGGTACCTGCCACTGTGCTCTTTTCGGACCGGCAGATCTGAGCAAGGCAGAGTGGAAGGCTTCGTCCAAGCGTCTGATGGAAGAGTATCAGGTACCAAAGAACCTTAAAAACGGTGTACTCGACACCCGCGGTATGCCACTGGACCATCGACGCGGATTACCGGTACCCGATATGATGCATCAGGTCAAAGCGGTACTCAACGGCTACAAAGGGAATACGCTTATAGTGATCGTTGAGCGCGAGCAGGAGGCACTCAATCTGGAAAAAATCGCCCAGTACAGAGGGTATAGGTGTTCATGGGAACAAAAAGATGGATTTATCGAGGCGGAACTTATATTAAGAGCTTAA
- a CDS encoding 4-(cytidine 5'-diphospho)-2-C-methyl-D-erythritol kinase — protein sequence MYSINAHAKVNIFLKITGHENGYHTLLSRFMRVDDLYDTITLVPGTFDSFTLEGCKGVPLHFNTIYKAYEALLEPFPKLEDFFKSHKVVVEKSIPSQAGLGGGSSDAGAFMRLINSLSQNPLSTDALAKLGSSIGADVPFFVYNYPSANVRGFGEIVEPFRETPLKLELFTPDIGCDTAKVYQTYHKYLLRTLDPKSFFGWENMDSGTLLQLIADPVALNDLYPAALSTCPALEKLDTKGWFFSGSGSTFFRVKD from the coding sequence ATGTACAGCATCAATGCCCACGCAAAAGTTAACATTTTCCTCAAAATTACCGGCCATGAGAACGGCTATCATACCCTGCTCTCCCGCTTCATGCGCGTGGATGACCTTTACGATACCATCACTCTTGTTCCCGGAACATTTGACAGTTTTACACTGGAAGGATGTAAAGGGGTGCCTCTACATTTCAATACGATATACAAAGCGTATGAAGCACTGCTCGAACCCTTCCCGAAACTTGAAGATTTCTTCAAGTCGCATAAAGTCGTGGTGGAAAAATCCATCCCCTCACAGGCGGGGCTTGGCGGAGGCAGCTCTGATGCAGGGGCGTTCATGCGTCTTATAAATTCGCTTTCACAGAATCCTCTCAGTACCGATGCACTGGCTAAACTGGGCAGCAGCATCGGGGCGGATGTTCCCTTTTTTGTCTACAACTATCCCAGTGCCAATGTACGCGGTTTTGGAGAGATCGTCGAGCCATTCAGGGAAACACCCCTCAAACTGGAGCTTTTTACACCCGATATCGGATGTGACACAGCCAAAGTCTACCAAACCTACCACAAGTACCTCTTGCGAACTTTGGACCCAAAATCCTTCTTCGGATGGGAAAACATGGATTCAGGAACACTCCTACAGCTCATTGCAGACCCCGTCGCCCTCAATGACCTCTATCCTGCAGCACTTTCCACCTGCCCCGCACTGGAAAAACTCGATACCAAAGGGTGGTTCTTCAGCGGTAGCGGCAGTACGTTCTTTCGAGTGAAGGATTAG
- a CDS encoding LysR family transcriptional regulator, translating into MLKDFVKLETFLTVARERSFSKASAKLGISQPAVTQQIKFIEKYLAVKVIERKKNGIKLTPEGDELYKIATRLEKEIHAAEKDILKIINKEMTFRLGASYTIGTYVIPGECLNAMSQAINNDVNLSIDMSANIIEKLKERKLDVGLIESPVMDSDVIYREWIEDELVVVSNVPIPKILKTEELYNYRWVCREETSHTRKVVSEVFEDLGVSCKSFDVVSEVSNTTAVLQTIKKSKKSTDKPVVSIISRHAIADEVANGELFEARIRGYTMTRKFYIVYSKENKHNAYVDNVVDYILAGRC; encoded by the coding sequence ATGTTAAAGGATTTTGTAAAACTCGAAACATTCCTCACGGTAGCCCGTGAAAGAAGTTTTTCAAAAGCATCGGCAAAACTGGGTATCTCCCAGCCGGCAGTGACACAGCAGATCAAATTCATTGAGAAATATCTGGCGGTCAAGGTTATTGAAAGAAAAAAGAACGGTATCAAATTGACCCCTGAAGGTGATGAGCTCTACAAGATCGCTACAAGACTTGAAAAAGAGATCCATGCGGCGGAAAAAGATATTTTGAAGATCATCAACAAAGAGATGACGTTCAGACTGGGTGCTTCCTATACCATCGGAACCTATGTTATTCCCGGAGAGTGTCTCAATGCCATGAGTCAGGCTATCAACAACGATGTCAACCTCAGTATCGATATGAGTGCGAATATCATTGAAAAACTCAAAGAGAGAAAACTTGATGTCGGTCTGATCGAATCTCCTGTGATGGACAGCGATGTGATCTACAGAGAATGGATTGAAGACGAATTGGTCGTTGTCAGTAATGTGCCGATCCCGAAGATACTTAAAACTGAAGAGCTTTATAATTACAGATGGGTCTGCCGTGAAGAGACTTCGCATACCAGAAAGGTCGTCTCAGAGGTATTTGAAGACCTCGGTGTCTCCTGTAAAAGTTTTGATGTGGTCTCCGAAGTGAGTAATACAACAGCGGTACTTCAAACGATCAAGAAAAGTAAGAAAAGTACGGATAAACCTGTGGTTTCCATTATTTCAAGGCATGCCATCGCAGATGAAGTAGCTAACGGTGAACTCTTTGAAGCGAGAATCAGAGGGTATACTATGACACGCAAATTCTACATAGTATACTCAAAAGAGAACAAACACAATGCCTATGTGGATAATGTGGTAGATTACATCCTTGCAGGCCGCTGCTAG
- a CDS encoding aminotransferase class IV family protein, with product MHPASPLLLETIKIEEGEVFNLPYHQARLDHSRSTLFNAEDPLSLSKIIEAPQKGLYRCRILYDTQLHSIEYIPYVPKKITTLRIIPSNIEYAHKYADREAFDTLLRMNSNVDEIIIEKEGLLTDTTISNIAFYDGGKWVTPVKPLLQGTMRSKLIDEGFLATADITKEALHKYTHVALINAMIGFKILNHYDIRT from the coding sequence ATGCACCCTGCTTCCCCTCTTCTCCTTGAAACCATTAAAATAGAAGAGGGGGAAGTCTTTAACCTTCCCTACCATCAGGCACGGCTTGACCACAGCAGAAGCACCCTCTTTAATGCCGAAGACCCCCTTTCACTTTCCAAGATCATAGAAGCACCCCAAAAGGGTCTCTACCGATGCCGCATCCTTTACGATACCCAACTGCATTCCATTGAGTACATTCCCTATGTACCCAAAAAGATCACTACACTCAGGATCATCCCCTCAAACATTGAGTATGCCCACAAATATGCCGACAGGGAGGCTTTCGATACCCTCCTGAGAATGAACAGTAATGTCGATGAGATCATCATTGAAAAAGAGGGGTTGCTGACCGATACCACTATCTCCAATATCGCTTTTTATGATGGGGGAAAGTGGGTCACCCCCGTAAAACCTCTGCTTCAGGGGACTATGAGAAGCAAACTGATCGATGAAGGGTTTTTAGCAACAGCAGATATTACGAAAGAAGCATTGCACAAGTACACACATGTAGCTTTAATCAATGCTATGATAGGATTTAAAATTCTAAACCACTATGATATACGAACTTAA
- the rplS gene encoding 50S ribosomal protein L19: MRNKYIESFEKAQLENRNIPEFRAGDTVKVAVRIKEGSKERVQNYEGLCIAIRGQGTGRTFMVRKMGANSVGVERIFPLYSDSIESIEVLRKGRVRRAKLFYLRELKGKAARIKELRRK; this comes from the coding sequence ATGAGAAATAAATATATTGAAAGCTTTGAAAAAGCTCAATTGGAAAACAGAAACATTCCCGAATTCAGAGCGGGTGACACTGTAAAAGTGGCAGTAAGAATCAAAGAAGGTTCCAAAGAAAGAGTACAGAACTACGAAGGTCTTTGCATTGCGATCAGAGGTCAGGGTACAGGCAGAACTTTCATGGTAAGAAAAATGGGAGCGAACTCTGTAGGCGTAGAGAGAATCTTCCCGCTTTATTCTGACAGCATCGAGAGTATCGAAGTACTCAGAAAAGGTAGAGTAAGAAGAGCGAAGCTGTTCTATCTTAGAGAGCTTAAAGGTAAAGCTGCCAGAATCAAAGAACTCCGAAGAAAATAG
- a CDS encoding Hsp20/alpha crystallin family protein, whose amino-acid sequence MLVTKYNPYNEVKKSFDLFNSLVQNFDVAREEGAIASFVPRVNTREGEDAYHVEIDLPGIKKEDIEITTEDNVLTISGERKMKDEVKEEDYYKVESAYGKFSRSFTLPEKVDIENIHAESKDGVLEVVIPKLKEEEKKPKKIEIK is encoded by the coding sequence ATGTTAGTAACAAAATACAACCCATATAATGAAGTGAAAAAAAGTTTCGATCTGTTCAATTCTTTAGTGCAGAATTTCGATGTAGCACGAGAAGAGGGGGCGATCGCCTCTTTTGTACCGAGAGTGAATACAAGAGAGGGTGAGGATGCCTACCATGTAGAGATTGACCTTCCCGGTATCAAGAAAGAAGATATCGAGATCACCACAGAAGACAATGTCCTGACCATTTCCGGTGAGAGAAAGATGAAGGATGAGGTCAAAGAGGAAGACTACTACAAAGTAGAGAGTGCCTATGGGAAATTCTCGAGAAGTTTCACGCTTCCGGAAAAAGTGGATATAGAGAACATTCATGCCGAATCCAAAGACGGTGTGCTTGAAGTGGTCATTCCAAAACTCAAAGAAGAAGAGAAAAAACCTAAGAAAATAGAGATCAAATAA
- the truB gene encoding tRNA pseudouridine(55) synthase TruB — MNRLFVVNKPIFRTSNGYMGYVKRKYNTKKVGFSGTLDPFATGCLIVATGQYTKLFQYLNKTPKSYKATLWLGANSPSLDIEKVDSIREVAPFSQKTIEEVLQSFKGELTYYPPRFSAKKVNGKRAYELAREGKEIDLKQITSTIYEITLINYNHPFIHFEATVSEGTYIRSLGALIADRLRVDATLSSLHRIHEGQFHYENEKALDPFTHLAIPSNIYTGDEAYLELGKKLSVDYFEAKENGIYLIETSNFFSIIEIVGEAVKYRFNRIPKFEDTP; from the coding sequence ATGAACAGATTATTCGTCGTCAACAAACCCATTTTCCGCACTTCCAACGGCTATATGGGATATGTCAAAAGAAAATACAACACAAAAAAAGTGGGGTTTTCCGGTACGCTGGACCCTTTTGCCACGGGTTGTCTAATCGTAGCCACCGGACAGTACACCAAACTCTTCCAATACCTCAACAAAACACCTAAAAGCTATAAAGCGACTTTATGGCTGGGCGCAAACTCTCCCAGTCTCGATATCGAAAAAGTGGATTCCATTCGTGAGGTAGCACCTTTTTCTCAGAAAACTATAGAAGAGGTATTGCAATCATTCAAAGGGGAGTTAACTTACTATCCCCCCAGGTTCTCGGCAAAAAAGGTCAACGGAAAGCGGGCCTATGAACTGGCACGTGAAGGGAAAGAGATAGACCTCAAGCAGATCACCTCTACCATTTATGAGATCACGCTGATCAACTATAACCATCCTTTCATACATTTTGAAGCCACGGTCAGCGAAGGCACCTACATCCGGAGTCTCGGAGCTCTCATCGCCGACAGGCTCAGGGTCGATGCAACACTCTCTTCTTTACACCGTATCCATGAAGGACAGTTCCATTATGAAAATGAAAAAGCACTTGACCCTTTTACACATCTGGCCATCCCTTCCAATATATACACGGGTGATGAAGCGTATCTGGAGCTGGGGAAAAAACTCTCTGTCGATTATTTTGAGGCCAAAGAAAATGGTATCTACCTCATAGAGACTTCAAACTTTTTCTCCATTATTGAAATCGTTGGGGAAGCAGTGAAATACAGATTTAACCGCATACCCAAATTTGAGGATACACCCTGA
- a CDS encoding Hsp20/alpha crystallin family protein, whose protein sequence is MDVVKTAKDVANTVEEKVEHGLEVAKESFANVASHLPFANLAKKGSDTFRIEIDLPGVDKKDIELKVEDNILTVKATRKMKNEVKKEDYYLCESNFGLISRSFVLPEGIDKDKVDAKYEDGRLYITLEKEESRKAKSISVK, encoded by the coding sequence ATGGATGTAGTAAAAACAGCAAAAGATGTAGCCAATACAGTTGAAGAGAAAGTGGAGCACGGACTTGAAGTTGCAAAAGAGAGTTTTGCCAATGTGGCCAGCCATCTTCCTTTTGCCAACCTTGCCAAAAAAGGGAGTGATACTTTCCGTATCGAGATCGATCTTCCCGGGGTTGACAAGAAGGATATCGAGTTGAAAGTGGAAGATAATATACTGACAGTTAAGGCGACGCGCAAAATGAAGAATGAAGTGAAGAAAGAGGATTATTATCTCTGTGAGAGCAATTTCGGCCTTATCTCACGTTCGTTCGTACTGCCGGAAGGCATCGACAAAGACAAAGTGGATGCCAAATATGAAGACGGAAGACTCTACATCACCCTTGAAAAAGAGGAATCCAGAAAAGCGAAAAGCATTAGCGTAAAGTGA
- the smpB gene encoding SsrA-binding protein SmpB produces the protein MAINIVAQNKKARHDYEILEKFEAGIVLSGAEVKALRAKRANLSDAFCRFIKGELYLMNAHIAHLETANKYFTPDTRAPRKLLLHKKELEKLYVKVHKDGLTIVPLMIYFNERNYAKVSIAIAKGKKLHDKRADMKAKTLDREAKTAMKNRSY, from the coding sequence TTGGCCATCAATATCGTAGCACAGAACAAAAAAGCCAGACACGATTATGAGATACTTGAAAAGTTCGAGGCGGGCATCGTACTCTCAGGTGCGGAGGTCAAAGCCCTGCGTGCCAAGCGCGCCAACCTTTCCGATGCTTTCTGCCGTTTCATCAAGGGTGAACTCTACCTCATGAACGCCCATATCGCCCATCTTGAAACCGCCAACAAATATTTCACCCCCGATACCCGTGCCCCAAGAAAACTGCTTCTGCATAAAAAAGAACTGGAAAAACTTTATGTCAAAGTACACAAGGACGGCCTGACCATTGTGCCCCTGATGATCTATTTCAATGAGCGTAACTACGCCAAAGTGAGCATTGCCATCGCCAAAGGGAAGAAGCTACACGACAAGCGCGCGGACATGAAAGCAAAAACACTCGACAGGGAAGCCAAAACGGCGATGAAGAACCGCTCCTACTGA
- a CDS encoding VF530 family DNA-binding protein, which produces MEKNEHGNNPLHGINLKQIVNELVEEFGWDALAERINIRCFKHDPSVNSCLKFLRRTPWARTKVENLYLRTIVKEGE; this is translated from the coding sequence ATGGAAAAAAATGAACACGGGAACAATCCGCTGCACGGTATCAACCTCAAACAGATAGTGAACGAACTGGTAGAGGAGTTCGGCTGGGATGCGTTGGCCGAACGAATCAATATCCGCTGTTTTAAACATGACCCCTCCGTCAACTCCTGTCTGAAATTCCTTCGCAGAACACCCTGGGCACGTACCAAGGTGGAAAATCTTTATCTCAGAACAATTGTGAAAGAGGGAGAATAG